From a region of the Monodelphis domestica isolate mMonDom1 chromosome 8, mMonDom1.pri, whole genome shotgun sequence genome:
- the CSNKA2IP gene encoding casein kinase II subunit alpha'-interacting protein isoform X2 produces the protein MLLALLETPTGPCVAEKTWRLQSLNQRIERKKLINKLTNNTRGTELSHHPPSYFRYYPMLGGQLLGGGQKIWQKKYLKKGPLDFKVLLGDLTGIKALYPQDKHSQKRLHQIRPSSNTRQIAQLPCSTHPRLMSTPTLCLCHQSRSSSYFKHWAMSPLKPKHQVKILQSPKQTKVMSPREPSWSLFYLKPCVVDGMIIPNEIVKNIVNSIPQSRIHRDIRKQILLRWMRGRPNPQPGPRLSSVYTVCLVCASWIRYGCSHVKGRKDPNGAKLVAIPTPLPGSEGEMGVRLVLQIPQSKSSSISWLPCPSYTEQRPQGPTEDYDTVITPEGEKSQEALVLTEATTTTTTIQAPTFSIQSMSPAIQHQSINHQFQGVKWLLYIKTMTGPLPQYPPSSPSSSSSSPFSPSSSFSDCVSFESFFYHRLPPGVYWLDFIYNKDHQARERRISERHQPSGGKIPTNSTTKKLPREKAPTGSGTFLKAVLEKFQNNIFKLN, from the exons GACCCTGTGTTGCTGAGAAAACCTGGAGGCTACAATCCTTAAATCAAAGGATTGAAAG GAAGAAGCTTATTAACAAGTTAACCAACAACACCAGGGGAACAGAGCTAAGTCACCACCCACCATCTTATTTCCGCTATTATCCTATGTTAGGAGGACAATTATTAGGTGGAGGTCAAAAAATCTGGCAAAAGAAGTACTTAAAGAAGgggcctttggacttcaaagtccTGCTAGGAGATCTGACAGGTATTAAAGCTTTATATCCCCAAGACAAGCACTCTCAAAAAAGACTCCACCAGATAAGACCATCGAGTAACACTCGCCAGATTGCACAATTACCTTGCTCTACACACCCCCGGCTCATGTCTACCCCAACACTCTGCCTCTGTCATCAAAGTAGGTCATCATCATACTTTAAACATTGGGCCATGTCTCCACTGAAACCCAAACATCAGGTTAAGATTCTACAAAGTCCCAAACAGACCAAAGTCATGTCTCCTAGAGAGCCATCATGGAGTTTATTTTACCTTAAACCATGCGTAGTGGATGGTATGATTATCCCTAATGAAATTGTTAAGAACATAGTCAATTCCATCCCCCAGAGCAGGATCCACAGAGACATCCGAAAGCAGATTCTCTTGAGGTGGATGAGGGGGCGTCCTAATCCTCAGCCTGGCCCCCGTTTGTCATCAGTTTATACAGTCTGCTTAGTTTGTGCCTCCTGGATCCGATATGGCTGTTCCCatgtgaagggaagaaaagacCCTAATGGAGCGAAATTAGTTGCCATACCTACACCTCTGCCTGGTTCTGAGGGGGAAATGGGTGTGAGGTTAGTTCTCCAAATTCCACAATCAAAATCAAGCTCCATTTCTTGGCTTCCATGTCCTAGTTATACAGAACAGCGTCCTCAGGGCCCTACAGAAGACTATGACACTGTCATCACACCTGAGGGAGAGAAGAGTCAGGAGGCTCTCGTCCTTACTGaggctactactactactactacaatccAGGCTCCTACTTTTTCAATACAATCTATGAGTCCTGCCATTCAACACCAGAGTATAAACCACCAGTTCCAGGGTGTTAAATGGCTGCTTTATATAAAAACAATGACTGGGCCTCTACCTCAGTATCCACCTTCTTcaccttcctcttcctcatcttcccctttctctccatcATCTTCTTTCTCAGACTGTGTGTCCTTTGAATCATTTTTTTACCATCGACTACCTCCAGGAGTCTATTGGCTTGATTTTATCTATAACAAAGATCACCAAGCAAGGGaaagaagaatctctgaaagacACCAGCCCTCAGGAGGAAAAATACCTACAAATAGCACCAccaaaaaactgcccagagaAAAAGCACCAACAGGATCTGGGACATTCCTCAAAGCAGTCCtggaaaaatttcaaaataacattttcaaattaaattaa
- the CSNKA2IP gene encoding casein kinase II subunit alpha'-interacting protein isoform X3 translates to MLGGQLLGGGQKIWQKKYLKKGPLDFKVLLGDLTGIKALYPQDKHSQKRLHQIRPSSNTRQIAQLPCSTHPRLMSTPTLCLCHQSRSSSYFKHWAMSPLKPKHQVKILQSPKQTKVMSPREPSWSLFYLKPCVVDGMIIPNEIVKNIVNSIPQSRIHRDIRKQILLRWMRGRPNPQPGPRLSSVYTVCLVCASWIRYGCSHVKGRKDPNGAKLVAIPTPLPGSEGEMGVRLVLQIPQSKSSSISWLPCPSYTEQRPQGPTEDYDTVITPEGEKSQEALVLTEATTTTTTIQAPTFSIQSMSPAIQHQSINHQFQGVKWLLYIKTMTGPLPQYPPSSPSSSSSSPFSPSSSFSDCVSFESFFYHRLPPGVYWLDFIYNKDHQARERRISERHQPSGGKIPTNSTTKKLPREKAPTGSGTFLKAVLEKFQNNIFKLN, encoded by the coding sequence ATGTTAGGAGGACAATTATTAGGTGGAGGTCAAAAAATCTGGCAAAAGAAGTACTTAAAGAAGgggcctttggacttcaaagtccTGCTAGGAGATCTGACAGGTATTAAAGCTTTATATCCCCAAGACAAGCACTCTCAAAAAAGACTCCACCAGATAAGACCATCGAGTAACACTCGCCAGATTGCACAATTACCTTGCTCTACACACCCCCGGCTCATGTCTACCCCAACACTCTGCCTCTGTCATCAAAGTAGGTCATCATCATACTTTAAACATTGGGCCATGTCTCCACTGAAACCCAAACATCAGGTTAAGATTCTACAAAGTCCCAAACAGACCAAAGTCATGTCTCCTAGAGAGCCATCATGGAGTTTATTTTACCTTAAACCATGCGTAGTGGATGGTATGATTATCCCTAATGAAATTGTTAAGAACATAGTCAATTCCATCCCCCAGAGCAGGATCCACAGAGACATCCGAAAGCAGATTCTCTTGAGGTGGATGAGGGGGCGTCCTAATCCTCAGCCTGGCCCCCGTTTGTCATCAGTTTATACAGTCTGCTTAGTTTGTGCCTCCTGGATCCGATATGGCTGTTCCCatgtgaagggaagaaaagacCCTAATGGAGCGAAATTAGTTGCCATACCTACACCTCTGCCTGGTTCTGAGGGGGAAATGGGTGTGAGGTTAGTTCTCCAAATTCCACAATCAAAATCAAGCTCCATTTCTTGGCTTCCATGTCCTAGTTATACAGAACAGCGTCCTCAGGGCCCTACAGAAGACTATGACACTGTCATCACACCTGAGGGAGAGAAGAGTCAGGAGGCTCTCGTCCTTACTGaggctactactactactactacaatccAGGCTCCTACTTTTTCAATACAATCTATGAGTCCTGCCATTCAACACCAGAGTATAAACCACCAGTTCCAGGGTGTTAAATGGCTGCTTTATATAAAAACAATGACTGGGCCTCTACCTCAGTATCCACCTTCTTcaccttcctcttcctcatcttcccctttctctccatcATCTTCTTTCTCAGACTGTGTGTCCTTTGAATCATTTTTTTACCATCGACTACCTCCAGGAGTCTATTGGCTTGATTTTATCTATAACAAAGATCACCAAGCAAGGGaaagaagaatctctgaaagacACCAGCCCTCAGGAGGAAAAATACCTACAAATAGCACCAccaaaaaactgcccagagaAAAAGCACCAACAGGATCTGGGACATTCCTCAAAGCAGTCCtggaaaaatttcaaaataacattttcaaattaaattaa